The Deinococcus detaillensis genome has a window encoding:
- a CDS encoding iron ABC transporter substrate-binding protein, protein MRNAMLSTIALLVTGTTLAQSTQSITLYSGRGKTFVEPIVQQFEKKTGIKVNVRYGNDAQLVAALREEGDRSPADVFWGNSVGALGELASEGKFVKLGTSLTRNVAPDYLPADRAWLPTTIRFRTLAYNTEKIKPEQLPGSVLDLPKMTSLKGRIGWTVSYPSFQDFLAAMIAQHGEATTKTWLEGMKALQPKDYKTSNVGMLEAMRAGEIDVGLTNHYYIQRVNRLNYPIDTYFFKNGDIGNLGNATGAGILKTSKNAAAATRFLSNLVGKDAQTFFLSVNFEYPVIGDILQPTTMRPFSEMSKRGPKIDPTALPKNIEKAQKLLRDAGLL, encoded by the coding sequence ATGCGAAACGCAATGCTTTCCACTATCGCCCTCCTGGTGACAGGCACCACACTGGCCCAATCGACCCAATCCATCACTCTCTACTCCGGGCGTGGCAAGACCTTTGTGGAACCGATTGTCCAGCAGTTCGAGAAAAAGACAGGGATCAAGGTCAACGTGCGTTACGGCAACGACGCGCAACTGGTGGCGGCCCTGCGTGAGGAGGGTGACCGCAGCCCCGCAGACGTGTTCTGGGGCAACTCGGTGGGTGCGCTGGGCGAACTGGCGAGCGAAGGTAAGTTTGTCAAACTGGGAACCTCGCTGACCCGCAACGTGGCACCGGACTATCTGCCCGCCGACCGCGCCTGGCTGCCCACCACCATCCGCTTCCGCACACTGGCCTACAACACCGAGAAGATCAAGCCCGAGCAGCTCCCAGGCAGCGTGCTGGACCTGCCGAAAATGACGTCCCTGAAAGGTCGCATCGGCTGGACCGTTTCTTACCCTAGCTTCCAGGACTTCCTGGCGGCCATGATCGCCCAGCACGGCGAGGCCACCACCAAGACGTGGCTGGAAGGCATGAAAGCGCTGCAACCCAAGGATTACAAGACCAGCAACGTGGGCATGCTGGAAGCCATGCGTGCCGGTGAAATCGACGTGGGTCTGACCAACCACTACTACATCCAGCGCGTCAATCGCCTGAACTACCCCATCGACACCTATTTCTTTAAGAACGGCGATATCGGCAACCTGGGTAACGCCACGGGCGCAGGCATCCTCAAGACCAGCAAGAACGCGGCAGCCGCCACCCGTTTCCTGAGCAATCTGGTGGGCAAGGACGCGCAGACCTTCTTCCTGAGCGTCAACTTTGAGTACCCCGTGATCGGCGACATTCTGCAACCCACCACCATGCGCCCCTTCAGCGAGATGAGCAAGCGCGGCCCGAAGATTGATCCTACCGCCCTGCCGAAGAACATCGAGAAGGCACAGAAGCTGCTGCGCGACGCCGGACTGCTGTAA